In the genome of Pirellulaceae bacterium, one region contains:
- a CDS encoding ATP-binding protein, which produces MWSSRLFWKFLSGFVGLIGLSALIFGVLITDLQEGEMRRQFSEHLRVNAVLLSQVVASSMDHNTPEQFQEMVESLGTRTDCRLTVISLDGRVLADSMQSSVQQVNQMDDHRNRPELIEAGRQGVGFSERFSATFGESYIYRAVRVDRDQEPIALARVSLPVRQFEERYERIRQLVWFFAAMVICFAIGVGYVLVARIIQPLTQLTSAAERIAAGDRHQPISVSNRDEIGILAASFNRMSNTLTERIDELRERRDQLAAVLGGMDEGVIALDDQTRILFANDLAGQLFEFEASTAQGLLFLSTIRDEMLREAVEKAFAERSSVIVEIELRGHRNGILSVHISPLPGEPCPGVIMVIDDLTELRRLESLRQDFVANVSHELKTPLSSIKAYAETLRNGAIDDRDHNVLFVQRIEDQADRLYQLILDLLSLTRIESGQETYEMHNVVVRPIVEACLERHQAAANAKSIQLIAENSDSSVALRTDDEALLQILDNLVTNAIKYTPADGRVVIRWGQDNQMGLIEVSDTGIGIATENQDRLFERFYRVDKARSRELGGTGLGLSIVKHLVQFFGGNVGVESQPGKGSTFWVRLPLG; this is translated from the coding sequence ATGTGGTCGTCACGTCTTTTCTGGAAATTCCTGTCCGGTTTCGTAGGACTGATTGGTTTGTCGGCACTCATCTTCGGTGTGCTAATTACCGATCTACAGGAGGGCGAAATGCGGCGACAATTCAGTGAACACCTGCGAGTGAACGCGGTGTTATTGAGCCAAGTTGTAGCCAGTTCGATGGATCATAATACGCCTGAACAATTCCAGGAAATGGTTGAGAGTTTGGGGACAAGAACCGACTGTCGTCTCACTGTAATCTCGTTAGATGGTCGCGTTTTGGCCGATTCGATGCAAAGCTCGGTGCAGCAGGTCAATCAGATGGACGATCACCGCAATCGTCCGGAATTGATCGAAGCTGGGCGGCAAGGTGTTGGTTTTTCGGAGCGATTTAGTGCGACTTTCGGTGAATCCTACATCTATCGAGCAGTGCGAGTGGATAGAGATCAGGAACCGATCGCGCTGGCTCGAGTTTCGTTGCCCGTTCGGCAATTCGAGGAACGCTATGAACGGATTCGTCAATTAGTTTGGTTCTTTGCTGCAATGGTGATTTGTTTCGCGATTGGGGTCGGCTATGTGTTAGTCGCCCGCATTATCCAGCCGCTGACGCAACTGACCTCTGCGGCGGAACGAATTGCGGCCGGAGATCGTCATCAGCCTATCTCGGTTTCTAATCGCGATGAAATTGGTATTTTGGCCGCCTCTTTCAATCGGATGAGCAATACATTGACGGAACGCATTGACGAGTTACGCGAGCGTCGTGACCAGTTGGCAGCCGTTTTGGGTGGAATGGACGAGGGAGTCATCGCTCTCGATGACCAAACGCGGATTCTGTTCGCGAATGACCTTGCTGGCCAACTATTCGAGTTTGAGGCATCGACTGCACAAGGGCTTCTCTTCTTATCCACCATTCGTGATGAGATGTTACGCGAAGCAGTGGAAAAAGCTTTTGCAGAGCGTAGTTCGGTGATCGTCGAGATTGAATTGCGCGGACATCGGAATGGGATCTTGTCAGTACATATTAGTCCTCTGCCCGGTGAGCCGTGTCCTGGCGTGATCATGGTGATCGATGATCTAACAGAACTGCGGCGTTTGGAGTCCCTGCGTCAAGATTTCGTCGCCAATGTGTCGCATGAATTGAAGACTCCGCTGAGTTCGATCAAGGCCTATGCGGAAACGTTGCGAAATGGGGCGATTGACGATCGGGACCACAATGTGCTCTTCGTGCAACGTATCGAAGATCAAGCCGATCGACTTTACCAATTGATTCTGGATTTGTTGAGCTTGACTCGGATTGAATCTGGCCAAGAAACTTACGAGATGCACAATGTGGTCGTGCGGCCGATTGTCGAAGCCTGTCTGGAAAGGCACCAGGCGGCGGCCAATGCAAAGTCCATTCAACTGATCGCGGAGAATTCTGACTCGTCGGTCGCACTGCGAACGGACGACGAGGCTCTGCTGCAAATACTTGACAACTTAGTCACCAACGCGATTAAATACACACCGGCCGATGGAAGGGTGGTGATCCGGTGGGGGCAAGATAACCAGATGGGCTTGATCGAAGTGAGTGACACGGGAATCGGGATTGCAACGGAAAATCAAGATCGACTCTTCGAACGCTTCTATCGTGTCGACAAGGCACGATCTCGAGAGCTGGGCGGCACGGGTTTAGGGCTTTCGATTGTGAAACATCTCGTTCAGTTCTTTGGTGGCAATGTGGGGGTGGAAAGCCAGCCGGGGAAGGGCAGCACATTTTGGGTTCGCCTTCCCTTGGGTTGA
- a CDS encoding substrate-binding domain-containing protein, with protein sequence MLRLVASGMVLVVTLSMLNGCGSGGSSSPDRIVRVSRQNNSGTYAYFREAVLGKDGQFKLGSIDQSGSKDVVELVSTTPMAIGYSGMGYATPEVTMLAVKKSSGDTAVAPTSENAASGAYPLARGLFIYVLGEPEGATKHYLDWIRSSEGQAIVKEIGYVPVEAIEVKGDTSPRDGRIKVAGSDTMVNLAQAWAEQYMKKYPNVDVQVSGGGSGVGIAKLIEGTVDLANASRDMKPAEREKASENAGGKKVKEITTSLDALAVYVHKENPLKEISLDDLKEIYGEHGTITQWNQVEGWPENEGE encoded by the coding sequence ATGTTGCGTCTTGTTGCATCCGGTATGGTTCTGGTTGTTACTCTGTCAATGCTGAATGGTTGCGGGTCTGGGGGGAGTTCAAGTCCCGATCGGATTGTCCGAGTGAGTCGGCAAAACAACTCGGGTACTTACGCTTATTTTCGTGAAGCGGTTTTGGGGAAAGATGGTCAATTCAAGCTTGGATCGATCGATCAGAGTGGGTCCAAGGACGTCGTCGAACTGGTGTCTACGACCCCCATGGCAATTGGCTACAGCGGTATGGGCTATGCCACCCCGGAAGTCACGATGTTGGCAGTGAAGAAATCTTCGGGCGATACGGCTGTCGCGCCCACCTCCGAGAACGCGGCATCTGGAGCCTATCCGCTTGCTCGCGGGCTCTTCATCTATGTGCTCGGTGAACCCGAAGGGGCAACCAAGCATTACTTGGATTGGATTCGATCTTCTGAAGGACAGGCGATCGTCAAAGAAATTGGTTACGTCCCAGTTGAAGCGATTGAAGTCAAAGGTGACACATCGCCTCGCGATGGACGGATCAAGGTGGCCGGCTCCGATACGATGGTCAATCTTGCTCAGGCATGGGCTGAGCAATATATGAAGAAGTATCCGAATGTCGATGTGCAGGTTTCGGGTGGTGGATCCGGAGTTGGCATTGCAAAACTGATCGAAGGCACCGTCGACTTAGCAAATGCGAGCCGTGATATGAAGCCGGCCGAACGAGAAAAAGCCAGCGAAAATGCAGGCGGTAAAAAGGTGAAAGAAATTACCACCTCGCTCGATGCCTTGGCCGTTTATGTACACAAAGAAAATCCATTGAAGGAGATTTCCCTCGATGATTTGAAAGAGATTTATGGCGAGCACGGCACCATCACTCAATGGAATCAAGTAGAGGGCTGGCCTGAGAATGAAGGCGAATAA
- the phoU gene encoding phosphate signaling complex protein PhoU, which produces MKKMDHDLSVLRQQVIDMGNLTEQMVLQAIDAISGADNEEMTGRVLSEEVRLDQMQLEIDKEAVRLLTLYSPVAGDLRLILSITRITAELERIGDHAVNMCESLQLMVTKNQLQLMPEIHKMGNVVKTMISDALNSFVQGDILKAKATIASDNMVDALNDQVVGELLSLEVVREILKGPSEVAGALAQVLIARSLERIADQATNISEEVVYMVQGDDIRHQP; this is translated from the coding sequence ATGAAAAAGATGGATCATGATTTGTCGGTCTTGCGTCAGCAAGTCATTGATATGGGAAATTTGACCGAGCAAATGGTGTTGCAGGCAATTGATGCCATCTCAGGTGCCGATAACGAGGAAATGACTGGTCGGGTGCTGAGTGAAGAAGTACGTCTCGATCAAATGCAACTGGAAATCGACAAGGAAGCTGTCAGGTTGCTGACACTTTACAGTCCAGTTGCCGGCGATTTGCGGCTTATTCTATCCATTACAAGGATTACAGCCGAATTAGAACGTATTGGCGATCACGCGGTGAATATGTGCGAAAGCTTGCAGTTGATGGTTACCAAGAATCAACTTCAGTTGATGCCTGAAATTCATAAAATGGGCAACGTTGTCAAGACCATGATTAGTGATGCGCTCAATTCCTTTGTCCAGGGTGATATTCTCAAAGCAAAAGCGACGATTGCAAGCGATAATATGGTTGATGCACTCAACGACCAGGTCGTTGGTGAGTTGTTGAGTCTCGAGGTTGTCCGAGAAATACTGAAAGGTCCCAGTGAAGTTGCGGGAGCCTTGGCACAAGTATTGATCGCACGGTCCCTCGAGCGAATTGCCGATCAGGCGACAAACATCAGCGAAGAGGTTGTCTACATGGTACAAGGCGATGACATTCGTCATCAACCATGA
- a CDS encoding response regulator transcription factor — protein sequence MTKPFSVKVLMERIKALMRRKDIVKDVTEIVEKYGVVVDRRSHVATADDRVMELTPSEFALLDALISQPGRAFSRHDLIDAALGGDAVVLERTIDVHIRSLRKKLDRHADVIQTVRGVGYRFRDF from the coding sequence GTGACAAAACCCTTTAGCGTCAAAGTGCTGATGGAACGCATCAAAGCGTTGATGCGGCGAAAAGACATTGTCAAGGATGTCACGGAAATTGTCGAAAAATACGGCGTCGTGGTCGACCGTCGCAGTCACGTTGCGACCGCCGACGATCGTGTGATGGAGCTGACTCCAAGCGAGTTTGCATTACTCGACGCACTCATCTCACAACCTGGTCGAGCTTTTTCCCGGCATGATCTGATCGATGCCGCACTGGGGGGCGATGCAGTGGTACTAGAACGAACGATTGATGTTCACATTCGTTCGCTACGGAAAAAATTAGACCGTCATGCCGATGTCATTCAAACAGTTCGCGGCGTCGGCTATCGGTTTCGTGATTTTTAA
- a CDS encoding ABC transporter ATP-binding protein, producing the protein MKNFGRVLKIACQFRWTVAGTFTFSLLVAVLWGGNIGALYPVIQVAFQGRSLQAWIDDEIQTSETTIDRYEKEIAQTKQQLFDATAQRTSELKGKLNQIEFDLTAEHRVLAARERIRPVIYRLFPNDPFQTVVVIVICLVFATFLKGIFMFANTMCVARLEQHTTFEIRRQFYHQALRLDLAAYGEERTSGMLSRFNTDISYATSGLKNLFGSAVREPLKMLACLIGASLISWRLLVFSLFFAPIVALLIRKLAGSIKRANRRVLEEITQLYGVLTETFNGIQTVQAYTLEQRERKKFYRVARECLKKAMRISFYSALAKPITETLGIAMISLALVAGAYLTLNQETHLFGIRICDRPLDVPSLLVFYGLLIGTTEPGRKLSEIFNSIQAGIAASDRLFPLLDMEPSIQAPQQPVALPRPHHRLEFEDIRFHYDEGSPILEDINLSIKFGETIAIVGPNGCGKSTLAQMIPRFFDPVEGSLAIDGVDVRQVRLRDLRKRIGFVTQQSILFDDSVFSNIQSGRLNATESEVIEAARKARAHRFITEKLIDGYETNVGAGGSRLSGGQRQRIALARAILRDPEILILDEATSQIDLESEQLIHQALEEFKQGRTVIMITHRLASLDLADRIIVMDAGRISDCGTHDELINRCGLYQRLYSIHFQKSA; encoded by the coding sequence ATGAAGAATTTTGGGCGAGTGCTGAAGATAGCCTGCCAGTTCCGGTGGACCGTTGCCGGAACCTTTACGTTTTCGTTGCTGGTGGCCGTCCTGTGGGGCGGAAATATCGGCGCGCTCTACCCCGTGATTCAAGTGGCTTTCCAAGGTCGTTCGCTTCAAGCCTGGATTGACGATGAGATCCAAACATCGGAAACCACGATAGACCGTTATGAGAAAGAGATTGCTCAGACCAAGCAGCAATTGTTTGACGCAACGGCTCAGCGTACTTCGGAGCTGAAGGGCAAGTTAAATCAGATCGAATTTGATCTGACGGCGGAACACAGGGTTTTGGCGGCTCGCGAGCGAATTCGACCGGTGATCTATCGTTTGTTTCCCAACGATCCCTTTCAGACTGTTGTTGTCATTGTGATTTGCCTGGTATTTGCCACGTTTCTCAAAGGCATTTTCATGTTTGCCAACACGATGTGTGTGGCGAGACTTGAACAGCATACGACGTTTGAGATTCGCAGGCAGTTCTATCATCAGGCACTACGACTCGATTTAGCGGCGTACGGCGAGGAACGGACGAGTGGCATGCTAAGTCGCTTCAATACTGACATTTCTTACGCGACATCCGGGCTGAAGAACCTTTTTGGCAGTGCAGTTCGTGAACCACTGAAAATGCTTGCTTGTCTAATTGGTGCTTCGCTGATCAGTTGGCGACTGCTCGTGTTTTCGTTGTTTTTCGCGCCGATTGTCGCATTGTTGATTCGAAAACTGGCTGGGTCGATTAAACGCGCGAATCGACGCGTGCTGGAAGAGATTACCCAACTGTATGGAGTTCTCACGGAGACATTCAACGGAATTCAAACGGTTCAAGCTTATACCCTCGAGCAGCGTGAGCGAAAAAAGTTTTATCGAGTGGCGAGGGAATGTTTGAAGAAAGCGATGAGGATTTCGTTTTACAGCGCTCTCGCAAAACCGATTACCGAAACCTTGGGCATTGCGATGATCTCTCTGGCTCTCGTGGCCGGCGCCTATTTGACACTGAATCAGGAAACGCATCTCTTTGGAATACGGATCTGCGATCGTCCTTTAGACGTACCTTCATTGCTGGTTTTCTATGGGTTGTTGATCGGGACGACGGAACCGGGCAGAAAACTATCCGAGATTTTTAACTCGATTCAAGCGGGTATTGCAGCATCCGATCGCCTTTTTCCGTTGCTGGATATGGAGCCTTCAATTCAAGCTCCCCAACAACCGGTTGCCTTGCCAAGGCCCCACCATCGTCTTGAGTTTGAGGACATCCGATTTCATTACGACGAAGGAAGCCCTATTCTCGAAGATATCAACTTGTCAATCAAGTTTGGTGAGACGATCGCTATCGTCGGCCCGAATGGGTGTGGTAAATCGACGTTGGCACAAATGATTCCCCGATTTTTTGATCCGGTGGAAGGATCACTGGCCATCGATGGTGTCGACGTGCGGCAGGTTCGGTTGCGTGACCTGAGAAAGCGGATTGGATTTGTTACGCAGCAGTCGATTTTATTCGATGATTCAGTCTTCAGTAACATTCAGAGTGGTAGACTTAACGCAACGGAGTCCGAGGTGATTGAGGCGGCTCGAAAGGCAAGGGCTCATCGCTTCATCACTGAAAAACTTATCGACGGTTACGAAACAAACGTTGGCGCCGGTGGCAGTCGACTTTCGGGCGGACAGCGTCAACGGATTGCACTGGCACGAGCGATTTTGCGTGACCCAGAGATTCTGATCCTGGATGAAGCAACCAGTCAAATTGATTTGGAAAGTGAGCAACTGATTCATCAAGCCCTGGAAGAATTCAAACAGGGACGTACGGTGATCATGATTACCCATCGTCTGGCGTCATTGGATCTCGCTGATCGGATTATTGTCATGGATGCGGGACGAATAAGTGATTGTGGCACTCACGACGAACTCATCAATCGCTGCGGCTTGTATCAACGACTTTACTCGATCCATTTTCAAAAAAGCGCTTAG
- a CDS encoding phosphate ABC transporter ATP-binding protein — MTSDTIIEFDHVTVKYGSDVALDNISFRVPRNTILGVIGPANSGKTTMLKCINRTIDFIDAAKVTGDVSVGDENVRKMRSVYALRRRVGMVFPLPVGLPLSIYENVAYAPRRKGLHDREALDELVTTCLKQAMLWDEVKDRLDSLGTKLSGGQQQRLTLARALSNRPDILCLDEFSIAIDPVTTMKIEDVLLELKNEMTIVLVTNLVQQAHRLADNTLFLNDSKLVEIGETEKLFTEPEQKITYEYVTGGFG, encoded by the coding sequence ATGACATCAGACACGATCATTGAATTCGATCATGTGACGGTAAAGTACGGCAGCGATGTTGCGCTGGACAATATCTCGTTTCGGGTTCCTCGCAATACCATTCTGGGTGTGATCGGGCCGGCGAATTCGGGGAAGACGACGATGCTTAAATGTATCAATCGTACGATTGATTTTATCGACGCGGCGAAAGTCACCGGCGATGTGTCCGTGGGCGATGAAAATGTGCGGAAAATGCGGAGTGTTTATGCGTTGCGTCGTCGGGTGGGAATGGTGTTTCCGCTGCCCGTTGGATTGCCGCTTTCCATTTACGAAAATGTGGCCTACGCGCCGCGCCGCAAGGGACTGCATGATCGGGAAGCATTGGACGAATTGGTGACAACCTGTTTGAAACAGGCCATGTTGTGGGATGAAGTCAAAGACCGGCTGGATTCGCTTGGAACCAAACTGTCAGGCGGTCAGCAACAGAGGCTCACGCTGGCTCGCGCGCTTTCGAATCGTCCTGATATCCTGTGCCTGGATGAGTTTTCGATTGCCATTGACCCGGTCACCACGATGAAGATTGAGGACGTCCTACTCGAACTGAAAAATGAGATGACCATCGTACTGGTTACGAACCTCGTTCAGCAGGCTCACCGCCTTGCTGATAACACGTTGTTTCTCAATGATTCCAAACTTGTGGAAATCGGAGAGACAGAAAAGTTGTTTACTGAACCTGAACAAAAAATAACTTACGAATATGTGACGGGAGGCTTTGGCTAG
- the pstA gene encoding phosphate ABC transporter permease PstA: MSDFDSTRIDNPDSDGKESDWRKQALAYTVCSKTSDVVSSDENAFPTLEDAFEAVMATCHQEDGSCAAPGSIDVSFSKQMSDVRKKRKPNQTFYYDTHLLGAAGDGSERDPWPDVPSSLVGLTELHQAGKLATKPGDLIRIEKRLVFTATRHERKKQWSEAIAKLVFFVMSMMLVAPVLLILGYLLYKAMPALSWGFLTENPREYMTAGGIWAPLIGTFFLVFISLLVAAPIGILAGVYLNEYARENWFTRLINLAVVNLAGVPSIVHALFGVGAFVLAAGMGESLLAASFTLAVMTLPVIITSTREALAAVPMSFREACWNMGATRWQTIRTIVLPNSISGILTGVILQVARAAGETAPILFTGATFYQRVADKGWESFFPYGLGDKIMALSMHLFTLMTQVNNAPEEVVYGTAVVLIGLVLAVNSLSIGARVYLRSRKKW; encoded by the coding sequence ATGTCTGACTTTGACTCAACCCGAATCGACAATCCGGATTCAGACGGAAAAGAAAGCGACTGGAGGAAACAGGCACTGGCCTACACCGTGTGCAGTAAAACCTCTGACGTTGTTAGCAGCGACGAGAATGCGTTTCCGACTCTTGAGGATGCGTTCGAGGCGGTGATGGCAACTTGCCATCAGGAGGATGGATCCTGCGCAGCTCCTGGCAGCATCGATGTCTCATTTTCCAAGCAAATGAGTGACGTTCGAAAGAAACGAAAGCCAAATCAGACTTTCTACTATGACACCCACTTACTGGGTGCTGCTGGTGATGGGAGTGAACGCGATCCTTGGCCCGATGTGCCGTCTTCCTTGGTCGGCCTAACCGAACTCCATCAAGCCGGCAAGCTCGCCACGAAACCGGGCGATTTGATCCGGATTGAGAAACGCTTGGTGTTTACGGCAACGCGACACGAGCGCAAGAAGCAGTGGTCGGAAGCGATCGCCAAGTTAGTATTCTTCGTCATGTCGATGATGTTAGTCGCGCCCGTCCTGTTGATTTTGGGCTATCTGCTTTACAAGGCCATGCCGGCGTTGAGTTGGGGTTTTCTGACAGAAAATCCACGTGAATACATGACGGCGGGTGGCATTTGGGCACCGCTGATCGGTACCTTTTTCTTGGTCTTTATCTCCTTGCTGGTTGCTGCGCCGATCGGGATCTTGGCCGGAGTTTATTTAAATGAGTACGCTCGAGAGAATTGGTTTACGCGTTTGATCAATTTAGCGGTTGTGAATCTCGCGGGTGTTCCCAGCATTGTTCACGCGTTGTTTGGCGTTGGTGCCTTTGTCTTGGCGGCTGGGATGGGTGAATCTTTGTTAGCAGCCTCCTTTACTTTGGCGGTGATGACTCTTCCGGTCATCATTACGAGTACTCGAGAAGCACTTGCTGCTGTTCCGATGTCTTTTCGAGAAGCATGCTGGAACATGGGAGCGACTCGCTGGCAGACAATTCGCACTATTGTGTTGCCGAATTCGATCAGTGGAATCTTGACGGGAGTGATTTTGCAGGTTGCTCGTGCTGCTGGAGAAACCGCCCCGATTCTATTCACCGGGGCCACCTTCTATCAACGCGTCGCGGATAAAGGTTGGGAGTCATTTTTTCCCTACGGTCTAGGGGATAAAATTATGGCACTCTCGATGCATTTGTTCACGTTGATGACTCAGGTGAATAACGCGCCGGAGGAGGTTGTTTATGGCACAGCCGTTGTGCTGATCGGTTTGGTGCTGGCGGTAAACAGTCTTTCGATTGGCGCGCGAGTTTATCTTCGATCGCGAAAGAAGTGGTAA
- a CDS encoding phosphate ABC transporter ATP-binding protein — translation MARSPVKLTSHNVPAKYSITATHLDLWYGDFQALKDVTFKAKRGIITGLIGPSGCGKTTLLRSFNRINERYGNVTTEGEIKILEKNIYDEDVSLSELRKSVGMVFQRPNPLPISIYENIVFGARVHSSRRQLKRSRRDEMVEESLTEVHLWDAVKDNLKRRATSLTLEQQQKLCIARLLPLKPRVILMDEPCSALDAEGIERVEELIASLRDKFTIVIVTHNMAQARRATDECVYMLLGEIVEHAETAELFLNPQKKETEMYIEGRYG, via the coding sequence ATGGCGCGTTCTCCCGTCAAGCTGACTTCGCACAATGTCCCCGCGAAATACAGCATCACGGCGACGCATTTAGACCTTTGGTATGGTGATTTCCAAGCTTTGAAAGATGTGACATTCAAAGCCAAGCGTGGCATCATCACCGGCTTGATTGGTCCATCAGGCTGCGGGAAAACTACACTTTTGCGTAGCTTCAATCGCATTAATGAACGCTACGGGAATGTGACCACCGAAGGCGAAATCAAGATCTTAGAAAAGAATATCTACGATGAAGATGTTTCGCTGAGTGAGTTACGGAAAAGCGTTGGAATGGTGTTCCAGCGTCCCAATCCGTTGCCAATTTCGATCTACGAAAATATCGTGTTTGGTGCTCGTGTGCACTCAAGTCGCCGGCAGCTAAAACGGTCGCGACGCGATGAAATGGTCGAAGAATCGCTGACCGAAGTTCACCTGTGGGACGCCGTGAAGGATAATCTGAAACGACGAGCAACATCGCTCACGCTTGAACAACAGCAAAAACTCTGTATTGCTCGTTTGTTGCCGCTTAAACCACGTGTGATTTTGATGGATGAACCCTGCTCCGCGCTCGATGCCGAGGGAATTGAACGGGTTGAGGAGTTAATTGCGAGTCTCCGTGATAAGTTTACGATTGTCATCGTGACCCACAACATGGCTCAGGCACGTCGAGCAACCGACGAATGTGTCTACATGTTGCTAGGAGAAATTGTCGAGCATGCGGAAACTGCCGAACTGTTCTTGAATCCCCAAAAAAAAGAAACCGAAATGTACATTGAAGGTCGGTATGGATAA
- the pstC gene encoding phosphate ABC transporter permease subunit PstC, with protein MKANNRSGNRGKKNSIRNLFVYWFHLIADKTEPVVEAVIWFCGWSAILFVAAIFMFVFTEAVGSLGEGFVSIEGFSFKEFFTSTAWRPDREDKPQYGIFALLVGTGAVTIGSMLLAVPLGLGAAVFISEFCTGRVRETLKIVIELLAAIPSVVWGFIGVVVLGPMIITSTHHLSHVFPFVEPAYVGVNVLNASVILALMSVPVIVSVGEDSLKAVPDSYREAALSLGASRWEIVYRVLFPAAKNGLLAAVLLGVGRAIGETMAVLLCTGHAVNIPTRLTDPARTLTATIASELGEAVRGGGHYRVLFVIGVVLFAITFLVNLIADLVVKGIRGREDV; from the coding sequence ATGAAGGCGAATAATCGATCGGGAAATCGGGGCAAAAAAAATTCGATTCGGAATTTATTTGTTTACTGGTTTCATTTGATTGCGGACAAAACTGAACCGGTCGTCGAAGCCGTCATCTGGTTTTGCGGTTGGAGCGCTATTCTATTCGTTGCCGCCATCTTCATGTTTGTCTTTACCGAGGCGGTTGGTAGCCTCGGAGAAGGCTTTGTGTCGATTGAGGGGTTCAGTTTTAAGGAGTTCTTTACGTCAACGGCTTGGCGACCGGATCGAGAAGATAAACCTCAGTATGGAATCTTTGCTCTTCTGGTGGGTACGGGTGCTGTGACTATCGGCTCGATGCTGCTGGCCGTCCCGTTAGGATTGGGGGCGGCGGTGTTCATTTCTGAGTTTTGTACGGGCCGTGTGAGAGAGACGCTCAAGATTGTGATCGAGCTTTTGGCGGCGATTCCGTCTGTTGTTTGGGGATTCATCGGGGTCGTGGTGTTGGGGCCGATGATCATTACCTCAACCCACCATCTCAGTCATGTGTTTCCGTTTGTCGAGCCGGCGTATGTGGGTGTGAATGTTCTGAACGCGAGTGTCATCTTAGCCTTGATGAGTGTTCCGGTCATCGTTTCTGTGGGAGAAGATTCCCTGAAGGCGGTGCCGGACTCTTACCGGGAAGCGGCGCTTTCCCTGGGTGCTTCCCGTTGGGAGATTGTTTATCGCGTTTTGTTTCCCGCTGCTAAGAATGGGCTACTCGCAGCCGTCCTGTTGGGAGTGGGGCGTGCGATTGGTGAAACGATGGCGGTGCTATTGTGCACCGGACACGCGGTAAATATTCCCACCCGACTGACCGATCCTGCTCGTACATTGACGGCGACGATCGCTTCTGAATTGGGAGAGGCAGTTCGTGGTGGAGGTCACTATCGTGTGTTGTTTGTGATCGGAGTTGTTTTGTTTGCTATTACCTTCCTTGTGAATCTGATCGCTGATCTCGTGGTCAAAGGAATCCGGGGCCGCGAAGATGTCTGA
- a CDS encoding response regulator, with product MNIGTRILIVEDDSAISEILSYNLQADGYQVDLATDGHEGLEMARRNHPALIVLDLMLPTMDGIEVCRQLRNDVLTRDTLVLMLTAKAEEID from the coding sequence ATGAATATAGGGACGCGAATACTAATTGTTGAAGATGATTCTGCGATTTCGGAGATCCTTTCTTACAATCTTCAGGCAGACGGATATCAAGTCGATTTGGCGACTGACGGTCACGAAGGGCTCGAAATGGCTCGCCGAAATCATCCTGCGCTGATTGTCCTCGATCTGATGCTGCCGACGATGGATGGAATTGAAGTTTGCCGACAATTGCGAAACGATGTTCTCACTCGTGATACGCTCGTTTTGATGCTGACCGCCAAGGCGGAGGAGATCGATTAA